In Pseudomonas alcaliphila JAB1, a single window of DNA contains:
- the rsxC gene encoding electron transport complex subunit RsxC, with protein MSAQEKIWDIPGGIHPAERKELSNRTPIQQAPLPKRLVLPLGQHIGAVAEPCVVVGQHVRKGEKIAEANGFVSAPLHAPTSGTVSFIGPQPYPHASGMLAPAVVIDSDGLDEWVDLTSHPDYRHMESAELLALIRESGISGLGGAGFPTAVKLTARPTQKIHTLIINGTECEPYITADDLLMRERAGELVSGIDILVQLIQPDQVLIGIEDNKPEAIAAVRGACSERSYQVRGFPTKYPSGGEKQLIQILTGVEVPSGGLPADIGILCQNVGTCTAIHDAVVLGKPLISRITTLTGEALARPGNVEALLGTPVGELLQFAGLDTSKLNRLIMGGPMMGFTLPSLEVPLIKTSNCLLASTAAELPPPPPAMPCIRCGECAEACPASLLPQQLHFFALGQEHEQLKAHNLFDCIECGACAYVCPSSIPLVQYYRAAKAEIRELEQKQLKAEHSKQRFEQRQERLRRAEEQKEAERKARAEKAARAKAALAEAPAAVATAPADDALKKLKIEASMAQVALKKAEKQLAAHDTPELQAQVNELRAAAEAAQKALADAQAAAPAPAPKPAGDEALKKAKIEAAMLKAQLRKLEKIENPDDDQQTELARLRQQLEAAETTLTSLESQAPAPAAKPAGDEALKKAKIDAAMLKAQLRKLEKIENPDDEQQAEIARLRQQLEEAEKALADLEKQAPAPAAKPAGDDALKKAKAELAMKRAELKKAEKAGADEADLQPLRAALTAAEQALHAAEATSGKPAPELVRTERPSVDEKFKALKTEAAFARADLRKLERDESAAGEALEQARTRLAEAERKLNEYQP; from the coding sequence ATGAGCGCGCAGGAAAAGATCTGGGATATCCCCGGCGGCATCCACCCGGCCGAGCGCAAGGAACTGTCCAACCGCACGCCGATCCAGCAGGCTCCGTTGCCCAAACGCCTGGTGTTGCCGCTAGGCCAGCATATCGGTGCAGTCGCCGAGCCCTGCGTCGTCGTCGGCCAGCACGTGCGCAAAGGCGAGAAGATCGCCGAGGCCAATGGCTTCGTCAGCGCGCCGCTGCATGCCCCGACCTCCGGCACCGTCAGCTTTATCGGCCCGCAGCCCTACCCCCACGCTTCCGGCATGCTGGCGCCGGCTGTCGTCATCGACAGCGACGGTCTGGACGAGTGGGTCGACCTGACGTCGCACCCCGACTATCGGCACATGGAATCGGCCGAGCTGCTGGCACTGATCCGCGAATCCGGCATCAGCGGCCTGGGCGGCGCCGGTTTTCCCACCGCAGTGAAGCTCACTGCGCGGCCGACGCAGAAGATCCATACCCTGATCATCAACGGCACCGAGTGCGAACCCTATATCACCGCCGACGACCTGCTGATGCGTGAGCGCGCCGGCGAACTGGTTTCCGGCATCGATATCCTGGTGCAGCTGATCCAGCCCGATCAGGTGCTGATCGGCATCGAGGACAACAAGCCCGAGGCCATCGCCGCCGTGCGCGGCGCCTGCAGCGAGCGCAGCTACCAGGTGCGGGGGTTTCCCACCAAGTACCCCTCCGGCGGCGAGAAACAGCTGATCCAGATTCTCACCGGTGTCGAGGTGCCCTCGGGCGGGCTGCCGGCCGATATCGGCATCCTCTGCCAGAACGTCGGCACCTGCACGGCTATTCACGATGCGGTGGTGCTGGGCAAGCCGCTGATTTCGCGCATCACCACCCTGACCGGCGAGGCACTGGCGCGCCCGGGTAACGTCGAGGCGCTGCTCGGCACGCCGGTGGGCGAGCTGCTGCAGTTCGCCGGGCTGGACACCAGCAAACTCAATCGCCTGATCATGGGCGGACCGATGATGGGCTTTACCCTGCCCAGCCTCGAGGTGCCGCTGATCAAGACCAGCAACTGCCTGCTGGCCAGCACCGCCGCCGAACTGCCACCGCCACCGCCGGCCATGCCCTGCATCCGCTGCGGCGAATGTGCCGAGGCCTGCCCGGCCAGCCTGCTGCCGCAGCAACTGCACTTCTTCGCCCTGGGCCAGGAGCACGAGCAGCTCAAGGCGCACAACCTGTTCGACTGCATCGAGTGCGGCGCCTGCGCCTACGTCTGCCCATCGAGCATTCCGCTGGTGCAGTACTACCGCGCGGCCAAGGCGGAAATCCGCGAGCTGGAACAGAAGCAGCTCAAGGCCGAACACTCCAAGCAGCGTTTCGAGCAGCGCCAGGAACGCCTGCGCCGCGCCGAGGAACAGAAGGAAGCCGAGCGCAAGGCCCGCGCCGAGAAGGCCGCCCGCGCCAAGGCGGCGCTGGCCGAGGCACCAGCTGCAGTGGCAACCGCGCCGGCCGATGACGCGCTGAAGAAGCTCAAGATCGAAGCCAGCATGGCCCAGGTCGCGCTGAAGAAGGCGGAAAAACAGCTGGCCGCCCACGATACGCCCGAACTGCAGGCGCAGGTCAACGAGCTGCGCGCCGCTGCCGAAGCCGCGCAAAAGGCCCTGGCCGATGCACAGGCGGCTGCACCTGCGCCGGCGCCCAAGCCGGCCGGTGACGAAGCGCTGAAGAAAGCCAAGATCGAAGCCGCCATGCTCAAGGCCCAGCTGCGCAAGCTGGAAAAGATCGAGAACCCGGACGACGACCAGCAGACCGAACTCGCCCGCCTGCGTCAGCAGCTGGAAGCAGCCGAAACGACCCTGACCAGCCTGGAAAGCCAGGCGCCCGCACCCGCCGCCAAACCGGCCGGCGACGAAGCGCTGAAGAAAGCCAAGATCGACGCTGCCATGCTCAAGGCACAGCTGCGCAAGCTGGAAAAGATCGAGAACCCGGACGACGAGCAGCAGGCCGAAATCGCTCGCCTGCGCCAGCAACTGGAAGAAGCCGAGAAGGCCCTGGCCGATCTGGAAAAGCAGGCGCCCGCCCCAGCCGCCAAACCCGCCGGTGACGACGCCTTGAAAAAGGCCAAGGCCGAGCTGGCGATGAAGCGCGCCGAGCTTAAGAAGGCCGAGAAAGCCGGCGCCGACGAAGCCGACCTGCAGCCGCTGCGCGCTGCCCTGACCGCCGCCGAACAAGCCCTGCATGCCGCGGAGGCGACCTCAGGCAAGCCGGCGCCGGAGCTGGTACGCACCGAACGCCCCAGCGTGGACGAAAAATTCAAGGCGCTGAAGACCGAGGCGGCCTTTGCCCGCGCCGACCTGCGCAAGCTGGAGCGTGACGAGAGCGCCGCTGGCGAGGCGCTGGAACAGGCACGCACACGCCTGGCCGAAGCCGAACGCAAGCTGAACGAATATCAACCCTGA
- the nth gene encoding endonuclease III, with the protein MNTAKRLEIFRRLHEDNPEPKTELAYSTPFELLVAVTLSAQATDVSVNKATAKLFPVANTPEAIYALGVEGLSEYIKTIGLYNSKAKNVIEACRILIEKHGSQVPDNREDLEALPGVGRKTANVVLNTAFRQLAMAVDTHIFRVSNRTGIAPGKNVVEVEKKLLKFVPKDYLLDAHHWLILHGRYVCTARKPRCGACRIEDLCEYKAKTSDD; encoded by the coding sequence ATGAACACCGCCAAACGCCTGGAAATATTCCGCCGCCTGCACGAGGACAACCCCGAGCCGAAGACCGAGCTGGCCTACAGCACGCCCTTCGAGCTGCTGGTGGCGGTGACGCTATCGGCCCAGGCCACCGACGTCAGCGTCAACAAGGCCACAGCCAAACTGTTTCCGGTGGCCAATACGCCGGAAGCGATCTACGCCCTGGGCGTCGAGGGACTCTCCGAGTACATCAAGACCATCGGCCTGTACAACAGCAAGGCGAAGAACGTCATCGAGGCCTGCCGCATCCTCATCGAGAAACACGGCAGCCAGGTGCCGGACAACCGCGAGGACCTCGAAGCCCTGCCCGGCGTCGGCCGCAAGACCGCCAACGTGGTGCTCAACACCGCCTTCCGCCAGTTGGCCATGGCCGTGGACACGCATATTTTTCGCGTCAGCAACCGCACCGGCATCGCACCGGGCAAGAACGTGGTCGAGGTGGAGAAGAAGCTGCTCAAGTTCGTGCCCAAAGATTATCTGCTCGACGCCCACCACTGGCTGATCCTGCACGGGCGCTATGTCTGCACCGCGCGCAAACCACGTTGTGGCGCCTGCCGCATCGAAGATCTGTGCGAGTACAAGGCCAAGACTTCCGACGATTGA
- the metG gene encoding methionine--tRNA ligase, which produces MTEARKILVTSALPYANGSIHLGHMLEYVQTDMWVRYQKLRGNQAIYVCADDAHGSAIMLRAEKEGITPEQLIANVQAEHTADFADFGVDFDNYHSTHSEENRELSAAIYLALRDKGHIATRAVTQYFDPEKGMFLADRFIKGTCPKCGTEDQYGDNCEKCGATYSPTELKNPRSAISGAVPVLKESQHFFFKLPDFEAMLKQWTRSGALQEAVANKIAEWLDGGLQEWDISRDAPYFGFEIPDEPGKYFYVWLDAPIGYMASFKNLCSKRPELDFDAFWGKDSTAELYHFIGKDIVNFHALFWPAMLEGAGYRKPTAVNVHGYLTVNGQKMSKSRGTFIKARTYLDHLNPEYLRYYYASKLGRGVDDLDLNLDDFVQKVNSDLVGKVVNIASRCAGFIHKGNDGLLVAANPEPELWDAFQAAAPSIAEAYEARDFSRAMREIMALADRANAWIADKAPWALNKVEGKQAEVQEICALGINLFRQLVIMLKPVLPKLAADAEAFLNVKPQTWADLSLPLANHQLNPFNPLLTRIEPAKIDAMVEASKEDLAAEASKPQGNGELAKDPLAAEINFDAFAAVDLRIALIEKCEFVEGADKLLRLSLDIGDEKRNVFSGIKSAYPDPSKLEGRLTLYVANLAPRKMKFGISEGMVLAAGPGGEEIYLLSPDNGAKPGQRVK; this is translated from the coding sequence ATGACCGAAGCCCGCAAGATTCTCGTTACCAGCGCCCTCCCCTATGCCAACGGCTCCATCCACCTCGGCCATATGCTCGAGTACGTGCAGACCGACATGTGGGTGCGCTACCAGAAGCTGCGTGGCAATCAGGCCATCTACGTCTGTGCAGACGATGCCCACGGTTCGGCGATCATGCTGCGCGCCGAGAAAGAAGGCATCACCCCCGAGCAGCTCATTGCCAACGTACAGGCCGAGCACACCGCCGACTTCGCCGACTTCGGCGTGGACTTCGACAACTACCACTCCACCCACTCGGAGGAAAACCGCGAGTTATCGGCGGCCATCTACCTGGCACTTCGCGACAAGGGCCATATCGCCACCCGCGCGGTGACCCAGTACTTCGACCCCGAGAAGGGCATGTTCCTCGCCGACCGTTTCATCAAGGGCACCTGCCCGAAATGTGGCACCGAGGATCAGTACGGCGACAACTGCGAGAAATGCGGCGCGACCTACTCGCCGACCGAACTGAAAAACCCGCGCTCGGCCATCTCCGGCGCAGTGCCGGTGCTCAAGGAGTCGCAGCACTTCTTCTTCAAGCTGCCGGACTTCGAGGCCATGCTCAAGCAGTGGACCCGCTCCGGCGCGCTGCAGGAAGCGGTAGCCAACAAGATCGCCGAATGGCTCGACGGCGGCCTGCAGGAGTGGGACATCAGCCGCGATGCGCCCTACTTCGGTTTCGAGATTCCTGACGAGCCGGGCAAGTACTTCTACGTCTGGCTGGACGCGCCGATCGGCTACATGGCCAGCTTCAAGAACCTGTGCAGCAAACGCCCGGAGCTGGACTTCGACGCGTTCTGGGGCAAGGACTCGACCGCCGAGCTGTATCACTTCATCGGCAAGGACATCGTCAACTTCCACGCCCTGTTCTGGCCGGCCATGCTCGAAGGCGCGGGCTACCGCAAGCCCACCGCGGTCAATGTGCACGGCTACCTGACGGTAAACGGCCAGAAGATGTCCAAGTCGCGCGGCACCTTCATCAAGGCGCGCACCTACCTGGACCACCTGAACCCGGAATACCTGCGCTACTACTACGCCTCCAAGCTGGGCCGCGGCGTGGATGATCTGGACCTGAACCTCGATGACTTCGTGCAGAAGGTCAACTCGGACCTGGTCGGCAAGGTGGTCAACATCGCCAGCCGCTGTGCCGGCTTCATCCACAAGGGCAACGATGGCCTGCTGGTCGCCGCCAACCCGGAGCCGGAGCTGTGGGACGCCTTCCAGGCCGCCGCACCGAGCATTGCCGAGGCCTATGAAGCGCGCGACTTCTCCCGCGCCATGCGCGAGATCATGGCGCTGGCCGACCGCGCCAACGCCTGGATCGCCGACAAGGCGCCCTGGGCCCTGAACAAGGTCGAAGGCAAGCAGGCCGAGGTGCAGGAAATCTGCGCGCTGGGCATCAACCTGTTCCGCCAGTTGGTGATCATGTTGAAACCCGTGCTGCCGAAGCTGGCCGCCGATGCCGAAGCCTTCCTCAATGTGAAGCCGCAAACCTGGGCCGATCTCTCGCTGCCGCTGGCCAACCACCAGCTGAACCCGTTCAACCCGCTGCTGACTCGCATCGAGCCGGCGAAGATCGACGCCATGGTCGAAGCCTCCAAGGAAGACCTGGCCGCCGAAGCGTCCAAGCCACAGGGCAATGGCGAACTGGCCAAGGACCCGCTGGCCGCTGAGATCAACTTCGACGCCTTCGCCGCCGTCGACCTGCGTATCGCCCTGATCGAGAAGTGCGAGTTCGTCGAAGGCGCCGACAAGCTGCTGCGCCTGTCGCTGGATATCGGCGACGAGAAACGCAACGTGTTCTCCGGCATCAAGTCCGCCTACCCGGACCCGAGCAAGCTGGAAGGCCGCCTGACCCTGTACGTCGCCAACCTGGCGCCGCGCAAGATGAAGTTCGGCATCAGCGAAGGCATGGTGCTGGCTGCCGGCCCCGGTGGTGAGGAAATCTACCTCCTCAGCCCGGATAACGGCGCCAAGCCGGGTCAGCGCGTCAAATAA
- the apbC gene encoding iron-sulfur cluster carrier protein ApbC, whose translation MSAVTREAVEACLRQFTDPHLDQDPVSAGCLREVDIQGARVTVRLELGYAAGLFKNGWAQMLQMALENLDGVDSAQVKVDCVIDSHQGQAQVPALAGVKNVIAVASGKGGVGKSTTAANLALALAREGARVGILDADIYGPSQGIMFGIAEGTRPQVKDQKWFVPLEAYGVQVMSMAFLTDDNTPMVWRGPMVSGALLQLITQTAWNDLDYLVVDMPPGTGDIQLTLAQKVPVAGSVIVTTPQDLALLDAKKGVEMFRKVHIPVLGVVENMAVHICSNCGHAEHLFGEGGGEKLAAQYGVELLASLPLSMAIRMQADDGKPTTIADPESQIAMIYQDLARKVGARIALAGKPAMPSIEISED comes from the coding sequence ATGAGTGCCGTCACCCGCGAAGCGGTCGAAGCCTGTCTGCGTCAGTTCACCGACCCCCATCTCGATCAGGACCCGGTCAGCGCCGGTTGCCTGCGCGAGGTCGACATCCAGGGCGCGCGCGTAACCGTACGTCTGGAACTGGGCTACGCCGCCGGTTTGTTCAAAAACGGTTGGGCGCAGATGCTGCAGATGGCGCTGGAGAACCTCGATGGTGTCGACAGCGCGCAGGTAAAGGTCGATTGCGTGATCGACTCGCACCAGGGCCAGGCTCAGGTACCGGCGTTGGCTGGGGTGAAGAACGTGATCGCCGTGGCCTCAGGCAAGGGCGGGGTGGGCAAATCCACCACCGCAGCCAACCTGGCGCTGGCCCTGGCCCGTGAAGGCGCGCGCGTGGGTATTCTCGATGCTGATATCTACGGTCCCAGCCAGGGCATCATGTTCGGCATAGCCGAGGGTACGCGGCCGCAGGTGAAAGATCAGAAATGGTTCGTGCCGCTCGAGGCGTATGGCGTGCAGGTGATGTCCATGGCCTTTCTCACCGACGACAACACGCCGATGGTCTGGCGCGGGCCGATGGTCAGCGGCGCCTTGCTGCAGTTGATCACCCAGACCGCCTGGAACGATCTCGATTACCTGGTGGTGGACATGCCGCCTGGTACTGGCGACATCCAGCTGACCCTGGCGCAGAAAGTGCCGGTGGCCGGTAGCGTGATCGTCACCACGCCGCAGGATCTGGCCCTGCTCGATGCCAAGAAGGGCGTGGAGATGTTCCGCAAGGTGCATATCCCGGTGCTGGGTGTGGTGGAGAACATGGCCGTGCACATCTGTTCCAACTGCGGCCATGCCGAGCACCTGTTCGGCGAGGGTGGCGGTGAGAAGCTGGCCGCACAGTATGGCGTCGAGCTGCTGGCCTCGTTGCCGCTGTCGATGGCCATTCGCATGCAGGCCGATGATGGCAAGCCAACCACGATTGCCGATCCGGAAAGCCAGATCGCCATGATCTACCAGGACCTGGCGCGCAAGGTCGGTGCGCGTATCGCTCTGGCTGGCAAGCCGGCCATGCCCAGCATCGAGATCAGTGAGGACTAA
- the rsxA gene encoding electron transport complex subunit RsxA: MTELVLIMVSAILVNNFVLVQFLGLCPFMGVSKKIETAIGLSLATTFVLTLAAMCSYLVQQYVLKPLDLEFLRTISFILVIAVTVQFTEMVVNKTSPLLYRVLGIFLPLITTNCIVLGVALLNANKAEFTFITATANGFAAGLGFSLVLVLFAAMRERIAIADVPKSFQGAAIGMITAGLMSLAFMGFAGLIKL, translated from the coding sequence ATGACCGAACTCGTCCTGATCATGGTCAGCGCCATCCTGGTCAACAATTTCGTGCTGGTGCAGTTTCTCGGCCTGTGCCCGTTCATGGGCGTGTCGAAGAAGATCGAGACGGCCATCGGCCTGTCCCTGGCCACCACCTTCGTCCTGACCCTGGCCGCCATGTGCAGCTACCTGGTGCAGCAGTACGTGCTCAAGCCGCTGGACCTGGAGTTTCTGCGCACCATCAGCTTCATCCTGGTGATCGCGGTGACCGTGCAGTTCACCGAGATGGTGGTGAACAAGACCAGCCCGCTGCTGTATCGCGTGCTGGGCATCTTCCTGCCGCTGATCACCACCAACTGCATCGTCCTCGGCGTCGCCCTGCTCAACGCCAACAAGGCCGAGTTCACCTTCATCACTGCCACCGCCAACGGCTTCGCCGCAGGTCTGGGCTTCTCCCTGGTGTTGGTGCTGTTCGCCGCCATGCGTGAGCGCATCGCCATCGCCGACGTGCCCAAGTCCTTTCAGGGCGCTGCCATCGGCATGATCACCGCCGGCCTGATGTCGCTGGCCTTCATGGGCTTTGCCGGGTTGATCAAGCTATGA
- a CDS encoding RnfABCDGE type electron transport complex subunit D, whose product MALPRITSPHAKGSNRTQQVMLQVLLATVPGILALTWLFGAGTLFNLLWASLCALGFEAALLAARKRPLAFFLKDYSALVTAVLLALALPPYSPWWLTLIACGFAIGFGKQLYGGLGQNPFNPAMVGYVVVLISFPVEMTSWPAPHGVAAMDGLKHILGIANLPDGWAQATALDALKVNKSLTIDELRASNAAFGHFGGAGSEAVNLAFLAGGLYLLHKRLITWHAPLGMLAALFVMSLLFWNGSGSDSNGSPLFHLLTGATMLGAFFIVTDPVSGATSNRGRLVFGIGVGVLVYVIRTWGGYPDAVAFAVLLMNLAAPTIDYYTRPRSYGHRKPNSGFKLGE is encoded by the coding sequence ATGGCCCTGCCCCGCATCACATCGCCCCACGCCAAGGGCAGCAACCGTACCCAGCAGGTCATGCTGCAGGTGCTGCTGGCCACCGTGCCGGGCATCCTCGCGCTGACCTGGCTGTTCGGCGCCGGCACCCTGTTCAACCTGCTCTGGGCCAGCCTCTGCGCGCTGGGCTTCGAAGCTGCTCTGCTGGCCGCGCGCAAGCGTCCGCTGGCCTTCTTCCTCAAGGACTACAGCGCCCTGGTCACCGCCGTGCTGCTGGCCCTGGCCCTGCCGCCCTACTCGCCCTGGTGGCTGACCCTGATCGCCTGCGGTTTCGCCATCGGCTTCGGCAAGCAGCTCTATGGTGGACTCGGGCAGAACCCGTTCAATCCGGCCATGGTCGGATACGTGGTGGTACTGATTTCCTTCCCGGTAGAGATGACCAGTTGGCCGGCCCCGCACGGTGTCGCCGCGATGGATGGTCTCAAGCACATACTGGGCATCGCCAACCTGCCCGATGGCTGGGCCCAGGCCACCGCGCTGGATGCCCTGAAGGTGAACAAGAGCCTGACCATCGACGAGCTGCGCGCCAGCAATGCAGCCTTCGGTCACTTCGGCGGCGCCGGCAGCGAAGCAGTCAACCTGGCCTTCCTCGCTGGCGGCCTGTACCTGCTGCACAAGCGCCTGATCACCTGGCACGCGCCGCTGGGCATGCTCGCCGCGCTGTTCGTCATGAGCCTGCTGTTCTGGAACGGCAGCGGCTCGGATTCCAACGGCTCGCCGCTGTTTCACCTGCTGACCGGCGCCACCATGCTCGGCGCCTTCTTCATCGTCACCGACCCGGTTTCCGGCGCCACCAGCAATCGCGGGCGTCTGGTGTTCGGCATCGGCGTCGGCGTACTGGTCTACGTGATCCGTACCTGGGGCGGCTACCCGGACGCGGTGGCCTTCGCCGTGCTGCTGATGAACCTGGCGGCGCCGACCATCGACTACTACACCCGGCCGCGCAGCTACGGCCATCGCAAGCCCAACAGCGGCTTCAAGCTGGGAGAATGA
- a CDS encoding electron transport complex subunit E, whose amino-acid sequence MTSYREISLNGLWKNNPALVQLLGLCPLLGVSNSTVNALGLALASAVVLVCSNTAVSLVRGVVNTAVRLPAFVMIIAALTTCIELLMQAYTYELYQNLGIFIPLITTNCVILGRADGFAAKHDPARAAYDGLMMGLGFGVVLVLIGAVRELLGTGALFANMHLLFGPIAAEWKLTLVQDYKGFLLAILPPGAFLVLGLLIAGKNRIDQIAAERAKAAAPEAPAQSRRVRVTGVIE is encoded by the coding sequence ATGACCAGTTACCGCGAAATCAGCCTCAACGGCCTGTGGAAGAACAACCCGGCGCTGGTGCAGCTGCTCGGCCTTTGCCCGCTGCTGGGGGTGAGCAACTCCACGGTCAACGCCCTCGGCCTGGCCCTGGCCAGCGCAGTGGTGCTGGTGTGCTCCAACACCGCGGTGTCGCTGGTGCGCGGCGTGGTCAATACCGCCGTGCGCCTGCCGGCCTTCGTCATGATCATCGCCGCGCTGACCACCTGCATCGAGCTCCTGATGCAGGCCTATACCTACGAGCTGTACCAGAACCTCGGCATCTTCATCCCGTTGATCACCACCAACTGCGTGATCCTCGGCCGCGCCGACGGCTTCGCCGCCAAGCACGACCCTGCCCGCGCCGCCTACGACGGCCTGATGATGGGCCTGGGCTTCGGCGTGGTGCTGGTGCTGATCGGCGCCGTGCGCGAGCTGCTCGGCACCGGCGCACTGTTCGCCAACATGCATCTGCTGTTCGGTCCGATTGCCGCCGAGTGGAAGCTCACCCTGGTGCAGGACTACAAGGGCTTTCTGCTGGCCATCCTGCCGCCGGGCGCCTTTCTCGTCCTGGGCCTGCTGATCGCCGGCAAGAACCGCATCGACCAGATCGCCGCGGAACGGGCCAAGGCCGCCGCGCCCGAAGCGCCAGCACAGAGCCGTCGTGTGCGGGTCACCGGCGTGATCGAATGA
- a CDS encoding cold-shock protein has product MSNRQTGTVKWFNDEKGYGFITPQSGDDLFVHFKAIQSDGFKSLKEGQQVTFVATRGQKGMQAEEVQVV; this is encoded by the coding sequence ATGTCCAATCGTCAGACTGGCACCGTTAAGTGGTTCAACGATGAGAAAGGCTACGGCTTCATCACCCCGCAATCCGGTGACGACCTCTTCGTACACTTCAAAGCCATTCAGAGCGATGGCTTCAAGAGCCTGAAAGAAGGCCAGCAAGTGACTTTCGTGGCCACCCGTGGTCAGAAAGGCATGCAGGCTGAGGAAGTTCAGGTTGTCTAA
- the rsxG gene encoding electron transport complex subunit RsxG, translating to MLPEISRSMLKNALVLGLFAIGTVGSVALLQQGTATRIAAAEREAQVRALAEILPAGSYDNHLLDNRIELNAPKLGHRSPQSAYLALKGDQPSALILPVTAPDGYSGAIHLLVGIFADGRLAGVRVLGHKETPGLGDKIELAKSDWVRSFEGKSLTDPGEDGWAVKKDRGEFDQFAGATITPRAVVKAVHGALHYFDKHRAHLLGLAEDEQ from the coding sequence ATGCTGCCGGAAATCAGCCGCTCGATGCTGAAGAACGCCCTGGTGCTGGGCCTGTTCGCCATTGGCACCGTCGGCAGCGTGGCCCTGCTGCAACAGGGCACCGCCACTCGTATCGCCGCAGCCGAGCGCGAAGCGCAGGTGCGCGCCCTGGCCGAGATCCTGCCGGCCGGCAGCTACGACAACCACCTGCTGGACAACCGCATCGAGCTAAACGCGCCCAAGCTGGGCCACCGCAGCCCGCAGTCGGCTTACCTGGCCTTGAAAGGCGACCAGCCCAGCGCACTAATCCTGCCGGTCACCGCCCCGGATGGCTACAGCGGCGCCATCCACCTGCTGGTGGGCATCTTCGCCGACGGTCGCCTGGCCGGCGTACGTGTACTCGGCCATAAGGAAACACCGGGCCTGGGCGACAAGATCGAGCTGGCCAAGAGCGACTGGGTGCGCAGCTTCGAAGGTAAATCCCTGACCGATCCCGGCGAAGACGGCTGGGCAGTGAAGAAGGATCGCGGCGAGTTCGACCAGTTCGCCGGTGCCACCATCACCCCGCGCGCCGTGGTCAAGGCCGTGCACGGCGCCCTGCACTACTTCGACAAGCACCGCGCCCACTTGCTGGGCCTGGCGGAGGACGAGCAATGA
- the rsxB gene encoding electron transport complex subunit RsxB translates to MNLVLIAVLALLGLCLIAGAILGFAAVRFKVEGDPIAEQINALLPQTQCGQCGYPGCKPYAEAIAGGDKINKCPPGGEATIQALADLLDVEAEPLDAVEGEKPQMVAYIREAECIGCTKCIQACPVDAIVGAARQMHTVIVSECTGCDLCVEPCPVDCIDMIEVGSTVQSWKWDKPLAPGQLIASDREQAA, encoded by the coding sequence ATGAACCTGGTCCTCATCGCCGTACTCGCGCTGCTCGGCCTGTGCCTGATCGCCGGTGCCATCCTTGGTTTCGCTGCGGTGCGCTTCAAGGTCGAAGGTGACCCCATCGCCGAGCAGATCAACGCCCTGCTGCCGCAGACCCAGTGCGGCCAATGCGGCTACCCGGGCTGCAAGCCCTACGCCGAGGCGATCGCCGGCGGCGACAAGATCAACAAGTGCCCACCTGGTGGCGAGGCGACCATCCAGGCGCTGGCCGATCTGCTTGACGTCGAGGCGGAACCGCTGGATGCGGTGGAAGGCGAAAAGCCGCAGATGGTCGCCTACATCCGCGAAGCCGAATGTATCGGCTGCACCAAGTGCATCCAGGCCTGCCCGGTGGACGCCATCGTCGGTGCGGCGCGGCAGATGCACACTGTGATCGTCAGCGAGTGCACAGGCTGCGACCTCTGCGTCGAGCCCTGCCCGGTGGACTGCATCGACATGATCGAGGTCGGTAGCACGGTGCAGAGCTGGAAGTGGGACAAGCCGCTGGCACCCGGCCAACTGATTGCCAGTGACCGGGAGCAGGCGGCATGA
- the dcd gene encoding dCTP deaminase has product MSIKSDKWIRRMAQEHGMIEPYVERQVRGADDSRVISYGVSSYGYDVRCADEFKVFTNIHSAIVDPKNFDEKSFVDIKSDVCIIPPNSFALARTVEYFRIPRDVLTICLGKSTYARCGIIVNVTPLEPEWEGHVTLEFSNTTNLPAKIYANEGVAQMLFLQSDEACEVSYRDRGGKYQGQTGVTLPKA; this is encoded by the coding sequence ATGAGCATCAAATCGGACAAGTGGATTCGCCGCATGGCCCAGGAACACGGCATGATCGAGCCCTACGTCGAGCGCCAGGTGCGCGGTGCCGACGATAGTCGCGTCATCTCTTACGGTGTTTCCAGCTACGGCTACGACGTACGTTGCGCCGACGAATTCAAGGTGTTCACCAATATCCACTCGGCCATCGTCGACCCGAAGAATTTCGATGAGAAGAGCTTCGTCGACATCAAGAGCGACGTTTGCATCATTCCGCCTAACTCCTTCGCCCTGGCGCGCACCGTCGAATACTTCCGCATCCCGCGCGACGTACTGACCATCTGCCTGGGCAAGAGCACCTATGCGCGTTGCGGCATCATCGTCAACGTCACGCCGCTGGAGCCGGAGTGGGAAGGTCACGTGACCCTGGAATTCTCCAACACCACCAACCTGCCGGCGAAGATCTACGCCAACGAAGGTGTGGCGCAGATGCTCTTCCTGCAGTCCGACGAGGCCTGTGAGGTTTCCTACCGTGATCGTGGTGGCAAGTACCAGGGCCAGACCGGGGTAACCCTGCCCAAGGCCTGA